A portion of the Cydia strobilella chromosome 5, ilCydStro3.1, whole genome shotgun sequence genome contains these proteins:
- the LOC134741885 gene encoding uncharacterized protein LOC134741885 isoform X2 — translation MRKSHYYWSLIFFIGASSSGIFDFSDVKNKIIQWKHQKFAAHCPTNGAQLQNLLNLVCSTAQPTNITLRDGCITCFSRVTSMPEGPQELTALSACALQYFVNTTYAACATTLATLATSALNVQPSGCFMGYCDFVRCLRRTNSINLITQCTRESRTGVNITLDADNVQFYTNVTSCILAKSRCSTYNPITGEPQTPGYTSSGARISNALQFSAAGELRILAFSASTPVANSFCSTSSNLTQTSWLTNVC, via the exons ATGAGAAAAAGTCATTATTATTggagtttaatatttttt ATCGGGGCATCTTCTAGTGGTATCTTCGACTTTTctgatgttaaaaataaaattatacaatggAAACATCAAAAATTTGCAGCTCATTGTCCGACGAAtgg GGCGCAACTTCAAAATTTGCTAAATTTAGTTTGTAGTACAGCTCAACCTACCAATATTACACTAAGAGATGGGTGTATAACATGTTTTTCCAGAGTTACTTCCATGCCAGAG GGTCCTCAAGAATTAACTGCGTTAAGCGCTTGTGCGTTGCAGTATTTCGTGAATACAACTTACGCTGCCTGCGCGACCACACTCGCT ACATTAGCAACTTCAGCTTTGAATGTACAGCCTTCTGGTTGCTTCATGGGTTATTGCGATTTTGTACGTTGTCTAAGGAGAACCAACTCAATTAATTTg ATAACTCAATGTACTCGAGAATCAAGAACAGGTGTTAATATAACACTTGATGCTGACAACGTGCAATTTTATACTAACGTGACATCCTGTATCTTAGCTAAATCACGCTGTAGTACCTATAATCCAATCACTGGTGAACCCCAAACCCCAGGATACACGTCGTCCGGTGCTAGAATCAGTAACGCGTTGCAGTTTTCAGCAGCGGGTGAATTAAGGATACTTGCTTTCTCTGCTTCCACACCAGTAGCAAATTCCTTCTGTTCTACATCATCGAATCTCACACAAACTAGTTGGCTCACTAATGTTTGCTAG
- the LOC134741885 gene encoding uncharacterized protein LOC134741885 isoform X1: protein MRKSHYYWSLIFFIEISGTLVDINEIKNNILKWKQQNALNFSEIGASSSGIFDFSDVKNKIIQWKHQKFAAHCPTNGAQLQNLLNLVCSTAQPTNITLRDGCITCFSRVTSMPEGPQELTALSACALQYFVNTTYAACATTLATLATSALNVQPSGCFMGYCDFVRCLRRTNSINLITQCTRESRTGVNITLDADNVQFYTNVTSCILAKSRCSTYNPITGEPQTPGYTSSGARISNALQFSAAGELRILAFSASTPVANSFCSTSSNLTQTSWLTNVC, encoded by the exons ATGAGAAAAAGTCATTATTATTggagtttaatatttttt ATCGAGATAAGTGGCACTTTGGTTGATATAAACGAAATcaagaataatattttaaaatggaaaCAACAGAACGCACTAAATTTTAGTGAG ATCGGGGCATCTTCTAGTGGTATCTTCGACTTTTctgatgttaaaaataaaattatacaatggAAACATCAAAAATTTGCAGCTCATTGTCCGACGAAtgg GGCGCAACTTCAAAATTTGCTAAATTTAGTTTGTAGTACAGCTCAACCTACCAATATTACACTAAGAGATGGGTGTATAACATGTTTTTCCAGAGTTACTTCCATGCCAGAG GGTCCTCAAGAATTAACTGCGTTAAGCGCTTGTGCGTTGCAGTATTTCGTGAATACAACTTACGCTGCCTGCGCGACCACACTCGCT ACATTAGCAACTTCAGCTTTGAATGTACAGCCTTCTGGTTGCTTCATGGGTTATTGCGATTTTGTACGTTGTCTAAGGAGAACCAACTCAATTAATTTg ATAACTCAATGTACTCGAGAATCAAGAACAGGTGTTAATATAACACTTGATGCTGACAACGTGCAATTTTATACTAACGTGACATCCTGTATCTTAGCTAAATCACGCTGTAGTACCTATAATCCAATCACTGGTGAACCCCAAACCCCAGGATACACGTCGTCCGGTGCTAGAATCAGTAACGCGTTGCAGTTTTCAGCAGCGGGTGAATTAAGGATACTTGCTTTCTCTGCTTCCACACCAGTAGCAAATTCCTTCTGTTCTACATCATCGAATCTCACACAAACTAGTTGGCTCACTAATGTTTGCTAG